GATTTGCCAATAAGACAGATCAATGTTGATCTTAAAAATAAAAATCAGTCGTGCATGATTGTCCAGGCAATGATTCTGAGCAGTCAGGCACCAGTCACAGCACCTCCTGATCCATGCTTTATGTTCCTCTTCCTCCTCTGTTCCGTCATACGTTATTTCAGGCAGTTCCCTGAATTTTTCCAATTCGAAAATGGTGGATATTTTTTCATTTTTTGCATACCTGAGGATGGTACGACTGGCTATGGTATAGATCCAGGTAGATAATTCCGAATGGCCTTTGAAAGAATGGATATTTTTCAATACCTCATACCATACTTCCTGGGCCGCTTCTTTGGCCAGTTCTTTATTTTGTATCATTCGCCGCGAAATGGCGGAGACCATTTCCCCGAACCGATCAATGATCTGCTCTTTATTAATTTCTACCAACAGTGGTTATTTACCTGACTCCTTTTACATTCATACGTAGCCCGTACAAATATTGTGAAGCTGTAATGAATAAAGTTTTCATGTCTTTTCCGCCAAAACATACATTAGCGGTCCAGTTGGCATCTACGGGAATATGTTCTATTTTTTCTCCCTTAGCATTAAAGACAGTAACTCCTTTTCCGGTAAGGTAGATATTTCCTTTTTGATCGATGGTCATTCCATCCGATCCCATGGGAGCAAACAACTGCTTATTAGTCAATGATCCGTCGGAAAGAATATCATACATATACGTTTTACTGTCACCTATATCAGCTACATATAGCCTTTTGCCGTCCGGTGTCCCGATGATCCCGTTCGGCTTTTTCAGGTCGTCGGCTACCCTTGTTACGGTTTTCAGGTCTGCGGAAAGAAAGTAAACATGTTCGCCATCTTGTTGCATTTTCGGATCGCGGGTCCAGTAATTCCGTTTATATAAGGGATCTGTAAAATATACTCCTCCTTTCGGGTGTACCCATAAGTCGTTCGGGCCATTTAATTTCTTCCCTTCATAATTGGTGAGCAAAACAGCATGTTTTCCGTCCATATCAAAACTCCAGATCTCATTGTCCATATCGGAACATGATAATAAATGTCCGTTTTTATCAAAATACATTCCGTTAGCACGACCGGTGTTTTCATGGAATACAATTAGTTCACCGTCTGTTGTCCATTTAAGGATGCGATTATTAGGTTGATCTGTGAAATAGACATTTCCTTTTTTATCTACAGCCGGTCCTTCTGTAAAACTAAACCCTTCTGCCAATTTTTCTACTTTTGCTTCCGGAGCGATGATCTGTTGCTTTTTTTGCCCGTTTGCCGTAAAAAGAACAGCAAAGAAGAAAAGGCCTGAAATGATTATTTTTTCCATGATTTGATCATATGATTATTATTGGCATCAAATATAACTATTCCGTCAATAATGATCACTTATAGGGACAAAAAAATAGGGTGCCCATCGGGACACCCTAAATCTATGATTGTTCTATCTGCTTATTAAACAGTAGCCATGTGAGCGATCAAATCCAATACTTTGTTGGAATAACCCCATTCATTGTCATACCATGAAACCAGTTTCACGAAATTGTTATTCAGGGAAATTCCTGCTTTAGCGTCGAAAATTGAAGTGCGGGCATCACCGATAAAATCGCTTGAAACTACTTCGTCTTCAGTATATCCGAGGATACCTTTTAATTCGGCTTCAGAAGCTTTCTTCAAAGCGGCCTTGATTTCATCATATGAAGCTGCTTTTTCGATACGGCAAGTGAGGTCAACAACAGAAACGTCCAGAGTAGGAACGCGGAAAGCCATACCTGTTAATTTACCATTCAGGGAAGGA
The sequence above is drawn from the Bacteroidales bacterium genome and encodes:
- a CDS encoding sigma-70 family RNA polymerase sigma factor; translation: MVEINKEQIIDRFGEMVSAISRRMIQNKELAKEAAQEVWYEVLKNIHSFKGHSELSTWIYTIASRTILRYAKNEKISTIFELEKFRELPEITYDGTEEEEEHKAWIRRCCDWCLTAQNHCLDNHARLIFIFKINIDLSYWQISEIMEMKEVNIRKILSRSVQKISHFMNDTCPLYNPSGTCKCRIRKHVRSVDLDKEYAATLKIIRFIDVYRRADKELPKRNYWEKILS
- a CDS encoding SMP-30/gluconolactonase/LRE family protein; its protein translation is MEKIIISGLFFFAVLFTANGQKKQQIIAPEAKVEKLAEGFSFTEGPAVDKKGNVYFTDQPNNRILKWTTDGELIVFHENTGRANGMYFDKNGHLLSCSDMDNEIWSFDMDGKHAVLLTNYEGKKLNGPNDLWVHPKGGVYFTDPLYKRNYWTRDPKMQQDGEHVYFLSADLKTVTRVADDLKKPNGIIGTPDGKRLYVADIGDSKTYMYDILSDGSLTNKQLFAPMGSDGMTIDQKGNIYLTGKGVTVFNAKGEKIEHIPVDANWTANVCFGGKDMKTLFITASQYLYGLRMNVKGVR